In one Sphingobacterium daejeonense genomic region, the following are encoded:
- a CDS encoding GNAT family N-acetyltransferase, translating to MTPKLNTERLILREILATDRDDLYEMDSDPQVHKFIFNQPVHSMEEIDNAIKYIQNQYVENGIGRWAVVSLDTNEMIGWCGLKLLTEPVNGRVNVYDLGYRFKQRHWGKGYASEACNAIVDYAKNNLKLNSLIATVHPENTGSKNILKKLGFNFGEQFDYDGSPAIWCELNLESK from the coding sequence ATGACTCCAAAACTCAACACAGAAAGACTTATCCTTCGAGAAATATTAGCGACGGATCGAGACGATTTATATGAAATGGATTCAGATCCACAAGTTCATAAATTTATTTTTAACCAGCCGGTTCATTCCATGGAAGAAATAGACAATGCTATAAAGTATATTCAAAATCAATACGTTGAAAACGGAATTGGCAGATGGGCAGTTGTGAGTCTAGACACTAATGAAATGATCGGTTGGTGCGGGTTAAAACTTCTTACAGAGCCTGTCAACGGCCGAGTTAATGTCTATGACCTCGGATATCGATTCAAGCAACGCCATTGGGGCAAAGGTTATGCTTCAGAAGCATGCAATGCAATAGTTGATTATGCAAAAAACAATTTAAAATTAAATTCTCTCATAGCAACTGTGCATCCTGAAAATACCGGATCTAAGAATATATTAAAAAAACTAGGGTTTAACTTTGGTGAACAATTTGATTATGATGGATCCCCTGCTATTTGGTGTGAATTGAACCTTGAATCAAAATAA
- a CDS encoding GNAT family N-acetyltransferase has product MIKLEPFSSEDFQRLISWVTDAKILVQFAGTKFKYPLSTDQLEAHLNESKRHVFKGVLFPENNVIGHAEIQVDEPGIGLISRVIIGDPNYRGKGLGKELLSAVCKKGFDELNLQQLDLNVYDWNHQAIHCYRQVGFEVIPFKKRITIFNGEEWNVLRMRISKKLN; this is encoded by the coding sequence ATGATAAAACTCGAACCTTTCAGTTCGGAAGATTTCCAACGGTTAATTTCATGGGTTACTGACGCTAAAATTTTGGTTCAATTTGCAGGAACAAAATTTAAATATCCGCTATCGACAGACCAATTAGAGGCTCATTTGAATGAGAGCAAGAGGCATGTATTCAAAGGCGTATTATTTCCTGAGAACAATGTTATAGGACATGCTGAAATTCAAGTTGACGAACCTGGAATCGGTTTGATCAGTAGAGTTATTATAGGAGACCCAAATTACAGAGGAAAAGGATTAGGCAAAGAATTGTTATCAGCGGTTTGCAAAAAAGGTTTTGATGAACTCAATCTTCAACAACTCGATTTAAATGTATACGATTGGAATCATCAAGCAATACATTGCTACAGGCAAGTGGGATTTGAAGTAATTCCTTTTAAAAAGAGAATAACAATATTCAATGGAGAAGAATGGAATGTCCTAAGGATGAGGATTTCCAAAAAACTTAATTGA